TCACTACCTTATTGATATTAGCAATTTCTCCTTTGCtctgttatcattcttactaatGCAATGATTGGAAATCAAACAGCAAATTTAAGAATATCTAAAACTCCGTAATGGAAAAAGGAAGATTAACAGATTAAGGGAGACAGAATTTACTTATATCTACAATGCCTTGATTACTTTCCCCCcttgatttttatgttttttaatttGCTGTTTGATTTCCATTGTTTGCCTTTTATTCTGTGATTATGTTAAACATACCAAAATATTAagttagataatatatatatatatatatatatatatatatatatatatatatatatatatatatatatatatgtacatatatatacaatatttgagATATTTGCATTGTTTCATTAACAGTTGAGTTAGATGAGGTAGATAAAGAAGATCTTCTTAAGCTTCCACGAAAAGAGCATCTCTTGGATAAAGGAGCTAAATCCATAGTTTATCTTGGACTTGTGGACATTCTGTATAGTTGGTGCTACAACCATAGGATAACACTGGGAGAGAACTGTCCCGAGTCAGCATGGAACATTGCAAAACTAAGTGCTACTCTTTCATGGCTTGATGTAAGTAATTCAGTCATTATTGTCTACTATTATTGTATCTTTTTGTGAAGAATGTACACAAGCATGTATTTGAGAATATGTCTTTTGTGTTTAGTCAAACTGCAGAGATTTTGTTAAGAAGCCGTTTCTGGTAGTTACCCTATTATTTTGCTCTACCTTGAATGAagttttttaatatctttttcagTCATTTACACACCTGAGGGATGTTGTCACCAGTTCCATGTGTCGGTCACTCATATATCCTCTAATAAGAAATTGGCAGTTGTCTAAGGAAGTTTTAAAAGACACTATCCAAATTTTGACTCTAGGTAAGTAGTTGTTATGCTTCAgccatagtatatatgtatatatatatatatatatatatatatatatatatatatatatatatatatatatatatatatatatatatatatatatatgtgtatatatatatatatatatatatatatatatatatatatatatatatatatatatatttatatatatatacacgtgtgtgtgtgcgtgtatataactatacatacatatgcatatgcatatacatatacatacttatgtatgtacatcagtgtgtgtgtgtgtatatatatatataaatatacatatatatacatatattcatataaacatatataatatataatatatgatatgtaatatataatatatatatatatatatatatatataaaatatatacatacaatatgtatatatatatatatatatatatatatatatatatatatatatatatatatatatatatatacatatatatatatatatatatatatatatacatatatatatatatatatatatatatatatatatatatatatatatatatatatatatatatatatacacacaatatatgcatacaatatatacatacatatatacatacatatatatatatatatatatatatatatatatatatatatatatatatatatatatatatatatatatatatatatatatatttatatatatatatttatttatttatatataaaagcaataagaaggaatattatttgatatagttctaaaaatttagaaaaaagaaattaagcaaAAGTATGTAATAAAATTTTAAAAGGCAACTTTATTGACCCCATGTTGCCAGGCATGACACGTCTGTACATGCCATGCTCATTGTGAGTTTAGTTTATGAATTGTCTTTACACATGGATGGTTTCACAGTCTGCACAGTACGAAGTCACCAGTGAGCCAATTACTAATACTACCTATCTCACCCATTTacccttttcttcaatttttggagaaagaaaatatatattgcaattaGAAATGACttttaagataatgatagtgataataacacctttgatattgatagcagtagtaaaaaaaaaaagaaaaaaaaagaaatcaaataaaaagtaaataaaaagatagaattagtgaatagataaaaagataaaatgaataaataaataaaattaaaataaataaataaataaaaaaataataataataaatcatatgaaATCAGGTGATTTCAggaggtctactaattgacttcgTGATGGCTATACACTTCTAGAGCCATGTATGTTTAGAGACAATTCACAAAGCAGTATTACAGTAAACATTACATTTTCCCAGCAGCATTGGGTTAGTATTTTCTTGCATGACATGTAACATCTTTTGTATCCCCACAGGAAGAAAAAAGGTGTTACACTGTCTTCTTGAAATACAACGAGAATTCAATAATTCAGAGCCAAGATATCTCCTCAACCAGCTTTATATCACAGACTACTGCACCTGGATTCAGACCGTGAAGAACGACAAGTTGATAAGTTTGGCAGATTCTCTAAAAAAGGTCTGGTTCtggatttttattcttcttatatttacttatatggcTTGCTTTATATTTTGGTTcatgctcttttgtttttttattaacagTCTTATTCACTACAATTGAGTACAAGACGCTAAAAAATAGGTGGATTATTTTTCTGTATCTCTTACTGTGAATGGGATTCATATCATCACTGATACTGTCTGCCTCACTACCATACAATCACCTACCCTGTTTCCTTTATAAATCCGCGTCTCCTTGAGCCCATCTTGCAGGCTTATTTCTCAGTTCTTTTTTTGTTGTGAAAGGAATGTACTGACTCTGAAATGGTAGTTCTATTGTTACATGGAATATTTGATCTATGCAAACCTCCCAACCTTTGCTTTCTACCTTTCTAAAACTATCATATGGTCACCTCCTGGTATCTTATTATATCTTTGCTATCTAAACatgtaaatacatttttattgttttatataagggataattctgatgatacatatatgttgtgTAAAATTAAGCTCTTCAAATGTAATAAAACAGAGTTTGCTTTGTTGAAACTTAAAATATCAAGCTTTATTTTTTCAgttgaactgaataataatagcTCTTGTAAGGTTTAAGCAGCTGAAGTATTGTCTCATCTTtgactttttattgtcatttttatcttaaTTCACTGTAGGTAACAAGATAAAAATCCTGTGTATATTCATTGATAAGATATCAAGTTTACCATGGTAAGAAGAGAGATATTGAATAGGCTGTCTTGCAAAGAGGCTGAATGATCTTTTATGATATATACAACTTAAAGATAATTTTTTATTCAAAAGACTGCCAATTTGAATAATTTCACTTGATTTGCCTTTTCAGTTCCATGTAAATCTGTTGCTCTTGCATATGATATATTCTTTATGTTCTTTTCAAACTCTATCCTTTTTAGGTAAATATAGCCAAGAAAGATGTTGGCCTCGAACTAGAAGATTTAGAAGTTGCTGCTCACCTTGTCCTGGAGGAAGAAAGTGCCAATAGCCCAGTTGACAACATGAATAATCTGGCTACACAGATGGGAGATATGACCATCATAGAGAATGGAGCAGCTCTAGGGGTTAACGAAAATGAATTTGATGAGAATGTTGACATGTTGAATAACCAGAGAAGATCAAACCTCATTCATATAAGTGACAGTGACTCGTCaagtagtgacagtgacagcgatGAGGACAGTGATGATGACACTGACACTAGTGACTCCAGTGATGAGGACTCAAGTGACGACTCAGACCAAGATGAATCAACTTCTGATTCCTCTGATTTAGATTCTGACGATGACACTTTGTCCGAGAGTGAAGAATCTTAGCTGTTGACCTTGTGATTGGCAAGTTTTTCACATATTCTCCATGTGTTAAAAAGGAACAGGAACAGTAATAAAGTCTAAATTGAACATGTTTACATAGTTCTTTCAATAATGGGCCACAGGATATCACAGATGCCACTACCTAGCAATCTTTCAGACATGGGAATACAGTACTGCTTTCTGTTGCATGCTGGTGTTAGCAAGAGTTTAGTGAGTCCTTTTTTtaagcatgcatgcatatacacaattaAGTAAATAAGGGtagcatctatgtatatatcaaagtTTTGTGCATGAATGGGTCTAGAAATGGCAAAGGTTGAAAATCAAAATACATGAAGAGATTAACTTCCCATACTTTTGGGCCTGTATATAGAATCTGTATTACATCAGGAAgtattaatgaaagaaaaaaaggttgttTTGCATGCAGAAATGCAtatcaactttatatatatatatatatatatatatatatatatatatatatatatatatatatatatatatatatatatatatatatatatatatatatatatatactggagaaGAAACCTTGAGCTTTTTTACCTTAAGCCATAGTGTAATGGAAATAATCCAGTAATCTTTTAAACCTGAAAAAATACCTTCCTTCCTTGTGTGTCACCACAAGtttttaaaaataatcattacttttGATAAGATGTCCATACATCACCAAACACTCAAATTCTAGAAATTGGCAACGGACAGATAAGATTTCTATTGAACTCTAAGAGATGGAGCTGGTTCTGATGGTGAATAGTTATGATTACCAGCACAATATCATGCTTCATTCAGTATTGATAAATATTTCTAAATAGGAAGATAGATGTAGTAGGGATCATTTGAATTTTTAATAAGGCAGCAGAAATATTAAAGGTAAAATATGTTTTATTAACAGTGATCAAACAGCTGTTAACCCTTCCACCACGTTTGGCAACTATGTCATAGCAAATAGTGGACGCCCGCTATGGTTGGCAACGATGGTCGCCATTTCCGTGCTATCAGCTTATTCGAGAGAGATTATTTATCTCTTAGTTTCGACAACATTCGTAAGGTTAAACTTTATAGCACTAGTAtggaaagtgaaggtaaacctttacTTTTTTGAAGTTTTTGAAATGATAACCAAATAATGGttttaggtgcctaatgttgTTTGCAGACTACCAAACGAGCTAGGCGCAAACTGGGAAACTGCCGCGCACGCAATAATTCCATTCGCGGTGCATTAATCAAAATTGATCAAAGTCTCTGAAACCCTTTTCCTCTTGAGTCGCTTTCACACAAAGAAAATACCATAAAATGAAGATTATTGCGGTCAGTTTCATATACAAAATTTACAGCTGAATCCATCAAAGTTTCACCTCAGACTTCCCTTTCCACTGGTATAGTTTTTATATTAATAAGATACCACCATTCTTGAGGAACAATGGTTTGGAACTAATTTTGATTTTTATGGGGCAATACCATGGGCTTTCATGAAAATAGGTGTCCATACAGAAAGTTTTTACATAGCAAAGCTAGTGAAGAGAAATTATTAGCAGATTCCACTTTACAAAATATAGTAAATCTCTGCCATGTCTATTCAGCAACTTAACTTCAAACCCATATTAACATTAGAGGGTACTAACAAGTAAGCACAAGTTGTAAATCTGTTGTGAACAAAGAAACATATTGTGTATCACtgaataaaatcacaataaacaTGTCACTGTCATACACAGTGATGACCATATCCTGCAACTGTTGGATTACTCCTGCATCTTGAATGAAATGTCTAGTTTGTACAGAATCTACCAAAAGAATAGTTGTTCAGGCACAGTCTGGCTTCAAAAGTAATAAGAGCGCAAATGGAGAAATAATGTGATAATCTCATTACAGCTAAAGCTAAGTATTACCTCACAGAATCTCAGTATACccaatataatgaaaaatatggaGATACTACATGTCTATGTTATATTGCTTGTGACCATCGTGATTTCAAAATGGTATTCTTGATAGTATTCTGATTCCAGTACCCCACTCTAAGTTTTACTGggtgaattttcttttttgtgattcgttaattataattatattgaaaCAGTAATTGGAACACTTAATTTCATTTGCAAAAATTGACAGTTTAGTTTTCAATGTGATTATAGTTAAACTGAAACAGTATTGTATCTGTTCATCTTGTTTGCAGAAATTGGTAGCTCATAGGCTAGTACATTACAGTTTTCATTGTGAATTACTGGGAAAACAGTTTATAATACATGTATTCAAACAAAAATTTGATTTACCCTTTAtgttagagaaaaaaaagccaTAACTACACAACAAATATGGCCATCAGCTGTTAGAAGAAAGTATTGAAGAAAATAGTAAGGTATACACGTATtcacaagtaaatatataaatatcagttttattatctgtTTTAGGTATTAAGGCATGAGTGTGTTATATTCATCCACTCCTTTTTAGGGATTTTAGGTGTTGTTGCACATAGTATGCATGTAGTATGATGTGGTACCATATACAATGCACCCATAACTGTGATATTTGAGTAGGTATTTGCTCATCAAATTATACGAAATGTTTTAGAACTTATATATTATAGTACtctgttgaaaatgataatggtgccaattttttatattttatcttatgGAAGGATGTGTTTCTTGTACCAGTTGGCATCATGATACTGTAGCTAATGTAAGCATTAAAGTAATGCTCActttgctgttattatgattgttggagtattttttttgttattattattattttattatcaaatgAACCTTGTGATATTTTGAATTACAGTATTATTAACTACAGGAAGCATGAGTAATAAGAAATTGGGTTAATTTCTGGAATGGGATTCTGTTATTTGAAGCTTTAAGTTTGCCTGGTTAAAAGATACATATTCATCAAAATTTGATATATTACTTAACTGGATTTATTTCAGTTCTTACAGTGTATCTGAGATGGTGCTTCTCAGTGTGTCTTTTGACATGTGGAAAAGAACATTTGCTTGTTCTTTTTCACATCCATTTGTAAATACAAATAATGTCAGGTACTATGCAGCATTCCCCACTTTTTCAGTAGTTCTAGTCTGATTGAGCCTGATTATGAAACCAAACCTAGTTCAGTAAGTGCTTCCCCTCCAAGACTTGCCAAAACAGTTGACATTTCTATAAGTAATTTAGCTTTTAAAGATGATATGCAGGAACATGTTTTACAACTGGTGCtacaaaaaaatattgttttagaATTTCATGAGGGTTACTCACATTTACCAGTATGAGAGTaagtattactctcattattactattgccagtATTCTTACAAAGTTTCAACTTAGATGCAGTATATTGTAAACATAGCTAGTTAAATGGatacttttgttttcttcctttttttttgtaagtatcTTTGAAACCGATTTGTACTTAATTATCTACTTTGAAGTACAGTACTTTAAATTTTTAGTTATAGTCATAAAAGATGTTAAATATggaaaaatatttgttttatgttctttGTACTTTAATAATGTGACTAATGACATTTTCGATTTACATTGTAAGCATATAGTAGGTCTTTATTAACAGGAATACCAAACACTTTCAGTGTTAATCATATTACTATATCTGTTTTGGTAAACAAGCAGCTCTATACTGTATGTGGATATTATAAAATTTCAAACACATTAAAGCCTTTTATTGATCATGAAGAAATGGTTTGCAATTTCATTGTGAATTatgttaaaaatgaaaaatgatgtgATTATCAGGTGCTCAGTTTTCACAATTATCTTCTTAAATGCAGCCACAATTGATTATTCTTTGTTTCCCCCACACTAATAATGCATGATAATGCAAATGCTGTCCAGAACTACTCAGAAGGaacaataatgtaaatgaaattagaaaaataatcaaGGAGCAATTTTAGGAATTGCTTTCATTCCCATAGTACATTCTACTTAAGGGTCAGGATCCCTTGGTTAATCGCCCAGCCCATATCCCTTATGGGGGCCCTGAGGGGTAGATTTTTGTTGTTCCCCATTTATTTCAGGCTTGCTACGGTCAATAGTAGGGGCACTGATGCTTGCCCCTTCGACTGTTTTTGAAAAGTGCCTTATCAGAGACTGACATTGGCTGCCACGGTTTGGAAATAGTTTCCACTGTGATTAATTAGGAGAAAATACTACAGTGAGTCCCCCAATTCTTTTCTATAGGATTTGAGTTGGGGTTAACTAGTCTATCTAAATTTGGTTTCTCTGGTTTCCAACCGATGCCCCCTCCTTGACCGCGACTCCGACCACTGATGATAATACCTCCTCCTCGATGTTTGCTGTCAACTTTATCCATTCCGAATCATCCGCTCAGGTCGTTTATTCAACCTTCAGaatacaccccttcctctctcccagcttcctccattccatctactgcacagtcttcttcattgttTACCGCTACCCCGTTATTACTATTCATCCTTATTGCCTACCCTCCACAGTACTACCTCACTCTACACCCCCTGCTCTCGTCTATCTACTGTTTCCATCTCTAAAAAACGTTTGAGTATTCTTTTTAGCACAGTCAAGTGGGGTCGATTCTTTTTGATTCCCCCTACAGCCCTCTGCTCAGACAATACCCCTCTACTTCAAAAGCAAGTAAGCGTAGTTTTTTTAGTAGTCGTTTTGATCGTTCACGCCTTGTTCCAGTTACATCTGAAAAGCTGAGTCTGACAGACCTCACTGGCAAACATATCCCTGTCGAACCTTACTCCTCCCTTAATACTTTTACTGGGACTGTTTCTGTTTCCTTGACTGATTGCCCTGTCAACGACAATATCTGGTCAGACCTGCTCACCTGCCTCGTCCACTGTGATGCAGAGGCAGTACAGTGCTACCCTATTCCTCCCAAAGGCCATCATAAGTCCtacatcaatattgccaagattagcttctgtaAACATAACCTCTCCCATAAAGTGGAGTCTCCTGCATCCCTTTCCCcgtcagtgtcagaaatgttgtcgttttggccacccagccaagcACTCGCTCCAGAgcccgctgccctctatgtgcccaacttgATCATAACcgttcaaattgctctgctcagtcacgcacttgtgccaattgtggagattCCCATAGTGCATACAAGCTCGAATtggaggtagcagttctcagattgacactaggcctcactctacctGGGGCCAAACAGGTAGCACGCCGACggttttctctttctacctattccTAAACTGcactcctccctgctccccttccatcttccctataTATGTCAGTAACTCCCCCAGgatctctcccctctaccctgaaccaccctacctctacccctcctctctccccagttACATTCCCACTTAAGTTTTAATCCAGATActtcaatctctaccacttccccgatgcatacccctcctcctcctcactttacctGTCGGGCCAGACAACCTTCTTAacctaccacatcctctcctacaccctcctcttcctctttttaccgCCGATTAAAGCCTCTTCCCCGGGATACGAAAATTTGAAATTTGATTTTGTTTGCGGAGACCAGCAAAAGCAGCAATTAAATGCTTGTGTCTGCAATTTCTGAATGGATGATAGTTGAAAAGAAAAGATTGGTGCACCACATAGAGTCCCGTCTATCCATCCAAGACTTTGCTGTTATAAAGGCGGTTGCACGGGGAAACACGTGTTCAAGCCATTTCCTGCTCACGTTGGTTATCCGGTCACATTAGCATGCAGGGAGGGTATAGCTTATGGGTCAAACTTGCTCCAAATCTCATTTTGGTACCCGGTGTGCATGTTGATATTACATTAACGTCGCAATCTTTGCTTCTTATATTTGCATAATAATCGCTACGGTCTTCAGGGGTTTGAATCACAAATCGCGGTATATAAACGGGAAAacacagatatatttgtatatatatgtgtgtctgtatgtgtgtatgtacatatttacacacatttatacatacacacacacacacacacacacacacacacacacacacacacacacacacacacacacacacacacacacacacgcacacacacacacacacacacatacatatatatatatatatatggatatatatatatatatatatatatatatatatatatatatatatatatatatattcatatttatatacatatatatatatatttatatatatatatatatatatatatatatatatatatatatatatatgtatatgtatatatatatatatatatatatatatatatatatatatatatatatatatatatatatatatattaatgtgtatgtaggtatgtatgtatatatatacatgtatgtatgtgtatatatatgtatatatgtatatccatatatatatatatatatttatatatatatatatatatatatatatatatatatatatatatatatatatatacacacacacacacacacacacacacacacacaaatatacacactcatatacatgcatatatctatctacatatacatatatatatatatatatatatatatatatatatatgtgtgtgtgtgtgtgtgtgtgtgtgtgtgtgtgtgtgtgtgtgtgtgtgtgtgtgtgtgtgtgtgtgtgtgtgtgtgtgtgtgtgtgcatgtgcattagtctatgcatgtgtgcgcatgtgtagcCTATACATGAGTCTATGTATTAGGCGATACCTACATACGTGCGAACGTAGGTACATGGTCTCAATTAAGGTCAGTCATCTCAAAACGCCAGAAATTAAACCAAACTCAGATTTCCTCGCTCATCACCGAAATCTGTGACGTCACGCAATAACGAAAATCTGTTCACCGAGCACAAGCAACTGCCGATAAGCTCTGAAATGAATAATCGAAACCATAATCTGTATTTCTGACGTAAGAACGCAACGAACTTGTCGAATGGCGATGAGTCGTTTGACAAATTTCATGAATCTTAATTAGGCCATAAAACAGGCGCACTACCCACTTGCATATCAATTTCCAACCCTGCAATTTTTGGACGGATGAAAAGGAGGGCGAGCATGGAACATCTAACAACCTTGTTTCGCCATAACCGTGTCCATGTATGTTAAATTGTGATGGGAACTTGTAGTTTCGACACAGAGTTAGCAAGATGGCGGGACTCATTGGAATTTGAAATCCGGGTAAACGATGAATACTGAGAtggaatttctctttctctttttagcgCTGACATGATGGCTTACTTGCAGAACATTTATTTAATCTTAATGAGGTCTTTTGGTTAATTTTAGATACTTTTTTTTGAGATTGGAAATAATTTCAGCCAGCGGCGAACTGTATGTTTCACGCCGAGCAAAAGGGCGTCAAGGGAAAGCGTGTACTACATGAGGTTGTACGTATCAGGGAACGATGATATATGCAtgggtatatttacacacacgcacacgcatatgtgtgtgtgtgtgcgcgtggctacacacacacacacacacacacacacacacacacacacacacacacacacacacacacacacacacatatatatatatatatatatatatatatatatatatatatgtgtgtgtgtgtgtgtgtgtgtgtgtgtgtgtgtgtgtgtgtgtgtgcgtgtgtgtgtgtgtgtgtgtatatttatatatatatatatatatatatatatatatatatatatatatatgtatgtatatatacatatatatattttatatacacacacatacatacatacatacacacacacacacatatagatagatagatagatagatagatagatagatagatagataaatatagatatatatatacatacatatatgtatatatatatatgtatatatatacatatatgtatatatatacatatatatatatatttatatatatatatatatctgtgtgtgtgtatacacatatatgtacacacacacacacacacacacacactcacacacacacacatatatatatatgtgtgtgtgtgtgtaaacatttattCCCTCATTCCACAGTAATCGTACTCTTCTTGCATTACAGGAACAATAATCAAAACATTTCATGACGTCACAAGGCTGTATCACAAGTCCCTTCGAGGAGGCTTACGTATgtatggagaagagaagagaagagaatctcttctcttctcttctcttctcttctcttctcttctcttctcttctcttctcttctcttctcttctcttctcttctctctctctctatctctctctctctatctctctctctctctatctctctctctctctatctctctctatctctctctctctatctctctctctctctctctctctctgtctctgtctctgtctctgtctgtctctctgtctctctctctctctctctcgtctctgtctctgtctctgtctctcatatatatatatatgtgtgtgtgtgtgtgtgtgtgtgtgtgtgtgtgtgtgtgtgtgtgtgtgtgtgtgtgtgtgtgtgtgtgcgtgcgtgcgtgcgtgcgtgcgtgcgtgcgtgcgtgcgtgcgtgcgtgcgtgtgtgtgtgtgtgcgtgtgtgtgtgtgtatatggatgcatggatgtgtatgtgtgtatacacgcacactaacacacacacacatatatacacacatacaaatgtgttttttttttcgtgtgtgtgtacatacaccgtaaaaaaatacaacagcaaAATATCAAAGATAAACAATTTCAGTGAGCATGTGCCGTCTAAGCGAACAAATTAAGCTAAATCACCCGAGTGACATTGCGATATCATAATTCGTAAACACATTGGTAAAGAAGTAAGCGTTTCGTAATCTCATTTACATGTATTCTCATTAGAACGACAGGTTGTGAGCACGTTATTGGTCTGCTTACTTACCTTTACTCATTTTGAAATTAGGAAAGGTGGTGTTGCTGGGTGGGGTGAGGTGcagggtggatagagagagagagagagagagagagagagagagagagagagagagagagagagagagagagagagagagagagagagagagaaagagagagagagagagagagagagagaaagagagagagagagaaagagagagagagagagcggcatgTATATCGGGCATGATCATTTATTGTTTATCGATTAACATGTATTCGTATatgacgtaaaaaaaataataacctcgTCAAAATTCCAGAGGAATTATACCCTAatcaattaaaaataatgacgCGGAGAGACCTCACAGATGGACAGTCAGTCAGCGTCGTCGTGTTTTGAATCTCGTTGGTCGTCAGTTCGGGAAATAATGTTATTTACACCAtaggttcacacacatacacatatgtgtgtgtgtgtgtgtgtgtgtgtgtgtgtgtgtgtgtgtgtgtgtgtgtgtgtgtgt
The sequence above is a segment of the Penaeus vannamei isolate JL-2024 chromosome 31, ASM4276789v1, whole genome shotgun sequence genome. Coding sequences within it:
- the LOC113828624 gene encoding protein SHQ1 homolog, encoding MLTPKFEVKQDEKQIIITVFAPYARISDAEVNIDEDTFTFYSSPYYLRLTFSGKLTDSELERYTAKFDADQGAFVIQCEKQVPGEHFANLDMLTTLLAPQGASSVKKPLIEVVGGNDDEAGDEEEEENIDWFLEQTLPDENVVTAGHKYGFANKDTGVFTALQNELKGVIDIADPDNKSASARRKERIACEQSVFDEDHYLADYFEMDTVREYLEFIPEFYSVTSDEVELDEVDKEDLLKLPRKEHLLDKGAKSIVYLGLVDILYSWCYNHRITLGENCPESAWNIAKLSATLSWLDSFTHLRDVVTSSMCRSLIYPLIRNWQLSKEVLKDTIQILTLGRKKVLHCLLEIQREFNNSEPRYLLNQLYITDYCTWIQTVKNDKLISLADSLKKVNIAKKDVGLELEDLEVAAHLVLEEESANSPVDNMNNLATQMGDMTIIENGAALGVNENEFDENVDMLNNQRRSNLIHISDSDSSSSDSDSDEDSDDDTDTSDSSDEDSSDDSDQDESTSDSSDLDSDDDTLSESEES